The proteins below are encoded in one region of Flavobacterium nackdongense:
- a CDS encoding DUF6755 family protein — translation MSTFRTSQNQANPNKLNNILSTLIFILILNVTIQIWLLYASLNNALENNREILIPAFIASLILFLIGFGWLYYLPSGNNTKK, via the coding sequence ATGAGTACTTTTAGAACCAGTCAAAATCAGGCGAATCCCAACAAGCTGAATAACATTCTTTCAACCTTGATATTCATTTTAATTTTGAATGTCACCATCCAAATTTGGTTGTTGTATGCTTCGCTAAACAACGCTTTAGAAAACAATCGCGAAATACTAATTCCTGCTTTTATCGCCTCTTTAATTCTGTTTTTGATAGGATTTGGATGGTTGTATTATTTGCCTTCTGGAAACAATACTAAAAAGTAA
- a CDS encoding APC family permease: MQDNNEEHFKRELGLLDGTMLVVGSMIGSGIFIVSSDIARQVGSAGWLTLIWVISGLITMIAAVSYGELSAMFPKAGGQYVYLKEAYNKLIAFLYGWSFFAVIQTGTIAAVGVGFSKFAAYLVPPLSDENILCEIGSFKLNAAQIVSIVMIVLLTYINSRGVKKSKIMQTVLTIIKILSLFGLIVFGFLLAAKADIWNANWADAWNTRSFNVDNGSWMPIGGTALITGISAAMVGSLFSSDAWVGVTFIAGEIKNPKRNVGLSLFLGTFIVTIIYVLTNLMYLAVIPLDEIATAKSDRVAVVASQYTFGDMGTIIIAVMIMISTFACNNGAIMAGARVYYTMAKDGLFLKKAASLNEASVPEYALWVQCIWASVLCLTGKYGDLLDFVIIIVLIFYILTIYGIFILRNKMPDADRPYKAFGYPFLPLLYIVIASAVCVSLLLTKFSTCGWGVLIMLTGIPVYYMTKQKE, translated from the coding sequence ATGCAAGACAACAACGAAGAACATTTTAAAAGAGAACTCGGATTACTAGACGGAACAATGCTCGTGGTGGGCTCGATGATTGGTTCGGGAATATTTATTGTAAGCTCAGACATCGCTAGACAAGTAGGTTCGGCAGGATGGCTTACTTTAATCTGGGTGATTTCGGGATTAATCACAATGATTGCTGCAGTAAGTTATGGCGAGTTGAGTGCGATGTTCCCCAAAGCAGGCGGGCAATATGTGTATCTCAAGGAAGCTTATAATAAACTAATTGCTTTTCTCTATGGTTGGAGTTTTTTTGCTGTTATTCAAACAGGAACGATTGCCGCAGTAGGTGTAGGTTTTTCAAAATTTGCAGCTTATTTAGTACCGCCTTTAAGCGATGAAAATATTCTTTGTGAAATAGGCTCTTTCAAACTCAATGCGGCTCAAATTGTTTCAATAGTAATGATTGTTTTATTGACATACATTAATAGTAGAGGAGTAAAAAAAAGTAAAATAATGCAAACCGTTTTAACAATTATCAAGATTTTGTCTTTGTTTGGTTTGATTGTTTTTGGTTTTCTTTTGGCTGCCAAAGCCGATATTTGGAATGCAAACTGGGCTGATGCTTGGAATACTCGTTCCTTTAATGTGGATAATGGTTCTTGGATGCCAATTGGCGGGACGGCTTTAATTACCGGGATTTCGGCAGCGATGGTAGGTTCTTTGTTTTCAAGTGATGCTTGGGTTGGTGTTACTTTTATTGCTGGCGAAATCAAAAATCCAAAGCGGAATGTGGGGCTAAGTTTGTTTCTTGGCACTTTTATAGTGACCATTATTTATGTCTTGACTAATTTGATGTATCTTGCAGTTATTCCGTTGGACGAAATAGCAACTGCAAAATCTGATAGAGTTGCTGTCGTGGCTTCCCAATATACTTTTGGTGATATGGGCACCATTATTATTGCAGTAATGATTATGATTTCGACTTTTGCCTGCAATAATGGTGCAATAATGGCTGGAGCCAGAGTATATTACACAATGGCAAAAGACGGTTTGTTTTTAAAGAAAGCGGCCAGCCTAAATGAAGCTAGTGTGCCAGAATATGCTTTGTGGGTACAATGTATTTGGGCTTCGGTTTTGTGTTTGACAGGAAAATATGGTGATTTGCTCGATTTTGTAATCATTATCGTATTGATATTTTACATATTGACAATCTATGGAATATTTATTCTACGCAATAAAATGCCCGATGCCGATAGACCTTATAAGGCTTTTGGTTATCCTTTCTTACCGTTGTTGTACATTGTAATTGCGTCGGCTGTTTGTGTTTCGTTGTTGTTGACTAAATTCTCGACTTGTGGCTGGGGTGTTTTGATTATGCTAACAGGAATTCCAGTGTATTATATGACTAAACAGAAAGAGTAG
- a CDS encoding ribonuclease HII, producing MLHTNFSNRILEAGTDEAGRGCLAGPVTAAAVILSPTLSKGEGAKTDVIKFLLEQLNDSKQLSEKIREKLRPIIEEYAVSFAVTHLHPKEIDEINILNASMKGMQESILKLNTTPEFIIVDGNRALNAKLGLKNSFGKQFTKEEIEFLKSIPNQSIIKGDSKYLSIAAASVLAKTYRDEYMNAIHEEFPMYNWKKNKGYPTMEHREAIRKYGTTKYHRMSFRLLPEQLKLEI from the coding sequence ATGCTGCATACAAATTTTTCGAATCGCATTCTAGAAGCCGGTACCGACGAGGCCGGTCGCGGTTGTTTGGCTGGTCCCGTTACGGCGGCAGCTGTGATCCTGTCCCCAACCCTCTCCAAAGGAGAGGGAGCTAAAACGGATGTTATAAAATTTCTATTAGAACAACTAAACGACAGCAAACAACTGTCTGAAAAAATCCGAGAAAAACTCCGTCCCATTATCGAAGAATACGCTGTTTCGTTTGCTGTAACGCATTTGCATCCGAAAGAAATTGACGAAATCAATATCCTGAATGCCTCGATGAAAGGAATGCAGGAATCTATTTTGAAATTAAACACCACTCCCGAGTTCATAATCGTGGATGGCAATCGCGCTTTGAATGCTAAATTGGGTTTAAAAAACAGTTTTGGAAAACAATTTACAAAAGAAGAAATCGAATTTTTGAAATCGATTCCCAACCAAAGTATTATAAAAGGCGATTCGAAATATTTGAGTATTGCTGCCGCTTCCGTTTTGGCAAAAACCTATCGCGACGAATATATGAACGCTATTCACGAGGAATTCCCGATGTACAATTGGAAGAAAAACAAAGGCTATCCTACTATGGAACATCGTGAAGCCATCCGAAAATACGGCACTACCAAATACCACCGAATGAGTTTCAGATTGTTGCCCGAGCAGTTGAAATTGGAGATTTAG
- the lipB gene encoding lipoyl(octanoyl) transferase LipB, which yields MNKTIQLQDLGLQDYKTTWEYQEELFKGIVDLKIQNRNSNSQLPTPNFLLLVEHPHVYTLGKSGDLENLLLNEKQLEAKGATFYKINRGGDITYHGPGQIVGYPILDLENFFTDIHKYLRFLEESIILTLQEYGLECGRSEGETGVWLGLGTPFARKICAMGVRASRWVTMHGFALNVNVDLGYFDNIIPCGIRGKAVTSLNVELGVEKVDEAEVKAKILKHFTQLFEAEFVTK from the coding sequence ATGAACAAAACCATCCAACTGCAAGATTTAGGACTCCAAGATTATAAAACTACTTGGGAATACCAAGAAGAATTATTCAAAGGCATTGTCGATTTGAAAATCCAAAACCGAAATTCTAACTCCCAACTTCCAACTCCCAACTTCCTGCTTTTAGTTGAGCATCCTCACGTTTATACGCTGGGGAAAAGTGGTGACTTGGAAAATTTATTGCTCAACGAAAAACAACTCGAAGCCAAAGGCGCGACTTTCTACAAAATCAATCGTGGTGGCGATATTACCTATCACGGTCCCGGACAAATCGTGGGTTATCCTATTTTAGACTTGGAAAATTTCTTTACAGATATTCATAAATACCTGCGTTTTCTTGAAGAATCTATCATCCTGACTTTGCAAGAATACGGATTGGAATGCGGACGAAGCGAAGGCGAAACAGGCGTTTGGCTCGGACTGGGAACACCATTTGCGAGAAAAATTTGTGCTATGGGTGTTCGTGCTTCTCGTTGGGTAACGATGCACGGTTTTGCCTTAAATGTAAACGTAGATTTGGGTTATTTCGACAACATTATTCCTTGTGGAATTCGTGGCAAAGCGGTAACTTCCCTAAACGTAGAGCTCGGTGTAGAAAAAGTCGATGAAGCCGAAGTGAAAGCAAAAATTCTGAAACATTTCACTCAATTATTTGAAGCAGAGTTTGTGACAAAATAG
- a CDS encoding glycerophosphodiester phosphodiesterase family protein, with protein MFIKSKGFILPLFLLLFLDSFAQQNEYLLRFKTPKQLHRFLSYSDTFIPLVSAHRGGPVKGFPENCTATFANSIKYNPTIVETDIALSKDSVLVMMHDNTLDRTTTGTGKIDDYTYQELQQLFLEDNDGNQTPYKIETLDEVLKWGKDKVIYNLDVKKGVPMQMIVDAVRRNKAEAYSVIITYNANQAAEVAILAPDLMISVSARGKEDVERMENLGVKAEKMVAFVGVSEPKPEVYQYLHDRKIACILGTMGNIDKSAAAKGDDLYYKLIENGANILSSDRHIEAGIQLMKYADDKKLKSKHIKIRKI; from the coding sequence ATGTTCATTAAATCAAAAGGCTTCATTCTTCCCTTATTTTTGCTGCTTTTTTTAGACAGCTTTGCACAACAAAACGAATATTTGTTGCGATTCAAAACACCTAAACAGTTGCATCGGTTTTTGAGTTATTCCGATACATTTATTCCCTTAGTGAGTGCGCATCGCGGCGGTCCTGTGAAAGGTTTTCCAGAAAACTGCACAGCAACATTTGCCAATTCCATAAAATACAATCCTACAATCGTGGAAACCGATATAGCCTTGAGTAAAGATTCGGTTTTGGTGATGATGCACGACAATACATTAGACCGAACCACCACGGGAACGGGCAAAATTGACGATTATACCTATCAAGAATTGCAACAATTGTTTTTGGAAGACAATGATGGCAATCAAACACCTTATAAAATTGAGACATTGGACGAGGTTTTGAAATGGGGAAAAGACAAGGTGATTTATAATCTCGATGTCAAGAAAGGGGTTCCGATGCAAATGATTGTAGATGCCGTTCGAAGAAACAAAGCTGAGGCGTATTCGGTTATCATTACCTATAATGCGAATCAGGCTGCCGAAGTAGCTATATTAGCTCCCGACTTAATGATTTCAGTTTCTGCCAGAGGGAAAGAAGATGTAGAACGTATGGAAAATCTAGGCGTTAAAGCCGAAAAAATGGTTGCTTTCGTAGGCGTTTCAGAGCCAAAACCCGAAGTGTATCAATATTTGCACGACCGAAAAATAGCTTGTATTTTGGGAACGATGGGGAATATTGATAAAAGTGCTGCTGCCAAGGGCGATGATTTGTATTATAAACTGATAGAAAACGGAGCCAATATTCTTTCATCCGACCGGCATATCGAAGCGGGAATTCAATTAATGAAGTATGCCGATGATAAGAAATTGAAGTCGAAGCATATTAAAATTCGTAAAATCTAA
- a CDS encoding 4Fe-4S dicluster domain-containing protein, with amino-acid sequence MNYTSFNKNEEFFVDMQRCIGCKACEMACAECETNGHETLIHVNYVDRAATIQTTVQVCMHCDDPVCANVCPADAISKDENGIVHTANTERCIGCSNCVMACPFGVPKKEESYDLMMKCTMCYDRTSVGKKPMCATVCPSGALFYGTREEIKEMRPNSSPINTFIFGKETVNTKVNIMMPKGSTELIIY; translated from the coding sequence ATGAATTACACCAGTTTCAATAAAAACGAGGAATTTTTTGTAGATATGCAGCGTTGCATTGGTTGTAAAGCCTGCGAAATGGCTTGCGCTGAATGCGAAACGAACGGTCACGAAACCTTGATCCACGTGAATTATGTCGATCGGGCGGCAACAATTCAAACCACCGTTCAGGTTTGTATGCACTGTGACGACCCAGTTTGTGCCAATGTATGTCCCGCCGATGCCATTTCTAAAGACGAAAACGGGATTGTGCACACTGCCAACACCGAAAGATGTATTGGTTGTTCGAATTGTGTCATGGCTTGTCCTTTTGGCGTACCCAAAAAAGAGGAGTCCTATGATTTGATGATGAAATGTACGATGTGTTATGACCGAACCAGCGTGGGTAAAAAGCCAATGTGTGCCACAGTTTGTCCAAGTGGTGCTTTGTTCTACGGAACAAGGGAAGAAATCAAGGAAATGCGTCCGAACAGTTCTCCCATCAATACTTTTATTTTTGGAAAAGAAACCGTCAATACCAAAGTCAATATTATGATGCCAAAAGGAAGCACGGAACTTATAATATATTAG
- the ald gene encoding alanine dehydrogenase, giving the protein MIIGVPKEIKNNENRVALTPAGVAEFKKNGHLVYVQKGAGENSGLSDEEYTAAGAEIVPTIEAVYDIAEMIIKVKEPIASEYPLIKKDQLLFTYFHFASCEPLTHAMIEQKAVCLAYETVEKSDRSLPLLVPMSEVAGRMAIQEGAKYLEKPMKGKGILLGGVPGVPPAKVLVLGGGIVGTQAAKMAAGFGARVVIMDVSLPRLRHLADIMPANVTTVMSNHYNIREAIAEADLIVGAVLIPGAKAPHLITRDMLKLMHPGTVVVDVAVDQGGCIETCTPTTHENPTFIIDDIVHYCVANMPGAVPYTSTLALTNATLPYALQLANKGWKKACAENEELKKGLNVANGKVVYEGVAQAWGLPFENVDSVLQN; this is encoded by the coding sequence ATGATCATCGGAGTCCCAAAAGAAATCAAAAACAACGAAAATCGTGTAGCACTTACACCGGCAGGAGTAGCCGAATTCAAAAAAAACGGTCACCTAGTTTATGTCCAAAAAGGCGCTGGCGAAAATAGCGGTCTAAGCGACGAGGAATACACCGCGGCTGGAGCTGAAATAGTACCGACCATAGAAGCTGTTTATGACATTGCCGAGATGATCATCAAAGTAAAAGAACCGATCGCTTCGGAATATCCATTAATCAAAAAAGATCAATTACTTTTCACCTATTTCCACTTTGCCTCTTGCGAACCGTTGACTCACGCAATGATCGAGCAAAAAGCAGTTTGTTTGGCCTACGAAACAGTAGAAAAATCAGATCGCAGTTTGCCTTTATTGGTACCTATGTCAGAAGTTGCTGGAAGAATGGCTATTCAGGAAGGCGCAAAATATCTTGAAAAACCAATGAAAGGAAAAGGAATCCTTCTTGGAGGTGTTCCGGGAGTTCCACCAGCAAAAGTTTTGGTTTTAGGAGGCGGAATCGTAGGAACACAAGCCGCAAAAATGGCTGCCGGATTCGGCGCAAGGGTCGTGATTATGGATGTAAGCTTACCTCGTTTACGTCATTTGGCCGATATTATGCCAGCCAATGTAACTACAGTTATGTCTAATCATTATAACATTCGCGAAGCTATTGCCGAAGCCGATTTGATTGTTGGAGCCGTATTAATTCCAGGAGCCAAAGCGCCTCACTTAATCACTCGCGATATGCTAAAATTAATGCACCCAGGAACTGTGGTAGTTGATGTTGCGGTAGATCAAGGCGGTTGTATCGAAACTTGTACTCCAACAACCCACGAAAATCCAACATTCATCATCGATGATATCGTTCACTACTGTGTTGCCAATATGCCAGGAGCCGTTCCTTATACTTCTACTTTGGCTCTAACTAATGCTACTTTACCTTATGCTTTGCAATTGGCCAACAAAGGATGGAAAAAAGCGTGTGCTGAAAACGAAGAATTGAAAAAAGGACTCAACGTAGCCAACGGAAAAGTAGTTTATGAAGGAGTTGCCCAAGCTTGGGGATTGCCATTCGAAAACGTGGACAGCGTATTGCAGAACTAG
- a CDS encoding M14 family zinc carboxypeptidase → MKKHCYTVLFLVFFLNTITAQLKSPSDYIPNYGNQITYYHQVENYFNYLVTESKLIKKQKYGVTAEQRDLNLFFISTPENLANLEQIRNNNLAAIGMSDTKTASVDDKVIVWLSFNVHGNEFAGTESAMTVAYELLNPTNEATKTWLKNTIVILDPCINPDGYSRYGNWLREISGKKTHPGLYDREHMEVWPGGRYNHYIFDLNRDWAWQTQAETQQRIAIYNQWMPQVHTDVHEMGYNSPYFFPPSAEPLHEFIEQYQKDFHTTLGKNISAKFDKQNWMYNTRERFDLFYPSYGDTYPTYNGAVGMTLEQGGIGAGREITMENGTNVTIKDRLTHHATAVLTIVESASSQKDALIKGFRDFNNNARKKIKGTYKTYVMKSNPKLEQMAVLLKKNNIDFAYADATANESGFHYQSKKNKSFKIEPNDLIIKVDQPRAVLTQVLFEPNQKLNDSLSYDITAWAIPLAYGVEAYAVKNNINIKTKPGLAVVAKNVPESVYAFHIPWNNRTSAQVIAALHQAGIKVRSAMKKAVFGDITIEPGGLIVSKAENPKIVDFEKTVSEIVKVKSDYNCIATGFSSNSKDLGGENFNLLKAPKILLLSGKGVNSTEFGATWFYLDETINYPVSIVETANFSRVKLYNYNTLILADGYYDLSNDQKTQIDAWIKNGGRVIAMNAAISLFEDREGYALSPFATTEEKEKSVKEEKELELKKRFLDFEGSERRAISGSIPGAIIENKIDKTYPMAFGLGDSYYSLKTGEKCYPLLKKSINVAYVPKEYLSYGFVGHEMKKKLTETVSYAVDKKGEGAVIYMVDNPLFRGFWENGILLFSNALFLVN, encoded by the coding sequence ATGAAAAAACATTGCTATACCGTATTATTTTTAGTTTTCTTTCTTAACACAATTACCGCACAACTCAAAAGCCCATCGGATTACATACCCAACTACGGCAATCAAATCACGTATTACCATCAGGTTGAAAATTATTTCAATTATTTGGTCACTGAATCCAAACTTATCAAAAAGCAAAAATATGGCGTTACTGCCGAGCAACGAGATTTGAATTTATTTTTCATTTCGACTCCCGAAAACTTGGCGAACTTGGAACAAATCAGAAACAACAATCTCGCAGCCATCGGAATGTCCGATACCAAAACAGCCAGCGTTGACGACAAAGTAATCGTTTGGTTGAGTTTCAATGTTCACGGAAATGAATTTGCTGGCACCGAAAGCGCCATGACCGTAGCCTATGAACTTTTGAACCCAACCAATGAAGCGACAAAAACTTGGTTAAAAAACACCATCGTTATCCTGGATCCTTGCATCAATCCAGATGGATACTCGCGTTACGGAAATTGGTTGCGCGAGATTTCAGGCAAAAAAACACATCCAGGCTTATACGATAGAGAGCATATGGAGGTTTGGCCAGGTGGCAGATACAACCATTACATTTTTGATTTGAACCGAGATTGGGCTTGGCAAACTCAAGCCGAAACCCAACAACGCATTGCCATATATAATCAATGGATGCCACAGGTACATACCGACGTGCACGAAATGGGCTATAATTCTCCCTATTTTTTCCCACCATCGGCCGAACCTTTGCACGAATTTATCGAACAATATCAAAAAGATTTTCATACGACTTTAGGAAAAAACATCTCAGCCAAATTTGACAAACAAAATTGGATGTACAATACTAGGGAACGATTCGATTTATTTTATCCCAGTTATGGCGACACCTACCCCACGTACAATGGTGCAGTAGGAATGACACTGGAACAAGGAGGAATAGGCGCTGGAAGAGAAATCACAATGGAAAATGGCACCAATGTCACTATAAAAGACCGCTTGACGCATCACGCCACAGCAGTGTTAACCATCGTAGAAAGTGCCTCCTCACAAAAAGATGCCTTGATTAAAGGGTTTAGAGATTTTAATAACAATGCCCGAAAAAAAATCAAAGGAACATACAAAACGTACGTTATGAAGAGCAATCCAAAACTCGAACAAATGGCCGTTTTATTGAAGAAAAACAATATCGATTTTGCTTATGCAGATGCTACTGCCAACGAATCTGGTTTTCATTACCAATCCAAAAAGAATAAGAGTTTCAAAATTGAACCCAACGATTTGATTATAAAAGTGGATCAACCCAGAGCCGTTTTGACTCAGGTGCTTTTTGAACCCAATCAAAAATTGAATGACAGTTTATCCTACGATATTACTGCTTGGGCTATTCCACTTGCGTACGGAGTAGAAGCCTATGCCGTGAAAAACAATATCAACATCAAGACCAAACCAGGCCTTGCGGTTGTGGCAAAAAATGTTCCAGAATCAGTTTACGCCTTTCATATTCCTTGGAATAACAGAACCTCAGCCCAAGTTATTGCTGCATTACATCAGGCGGGCATCAAGGTGAGATCGGCAATGAAAAAGGCTGTCTTTGGTGATATTACCATTGAACCTGGAGGATTGATTGTGAGCAAGGCCGAAAATCCAAAAATAGTCGATTTTGAAAAAACAGTTAGCGAAATTGTAAAAGTCAAATCCGATTACAATTGTATTGCTACGGGATTTTCATCCAACTCAAAAGATTTGGGAGGAGAAAACTTCAATTTACTAAAAGCTCCAAAAATACTTTTATTGTCGGGAAAAGGCGTGAATTCGACCGAATTTGGCGCTACCTGGTTTTATCTCGACGAAACCATCAATTACCCGGTGAGCATTGTAGAAACAGCCAATTTCAGTCGAGTGAAATTATACAATTACAACACATTAATTTTGGCCGATGGCTATTACGATCTTTCCAATGACCAAAAAACACAAATTGATGCTTGGATCAAAAATGGTGGAAGAGTGATTGCAATGAACGCCGCAATTTCATTATTTGAAGACAGAGAAGGCTACGCTTTAAGTCCATTTGCCACAACCGAAGAAAAGGAAAAATCGGTGAAAGAAGAAAAGGAATTGGAATTGAAAAAACGTTTCCTAGATTTTGAAGGTTCAGAACGCAGAGCGATTTCGGGTTCTATTCCGGGGGCAATTATCGAAAACAAAATCGACAAAACCTACCCAATGGCCTTCGGACTTGGTGATTCGTACTACAGCCTTAAAACCGGTGAAAAGTGTTATCCGTTGTTGAAAAAATCAATCAATGTCGCATACGTGCCAAAGGAGTATTTAAGCTATGGATTTGTTGGTCACGAAATGAAGAAAAAACTAACCGAAACCGTCAGTTATGCGGTGGACAAAAAAGGCGAAGGTGCGGTGATTTATATGGTGGACAACCCACTGTTTAGAGGATTTTGGGAAAACGGAATCCTATTATTCAGCAATGCTTTGTTCTTGGTAAATTAA
- the lysS gene encoding lysine--tRNA ligase, with translation MALSEQEIIRREKLQGLRNLGINPYPADLFPVNHTSKQIKENFEEGKKVIVAGRLMSVRDQGKACFAELQDSEGRIQLYVNRDMLCLGEDKTLYNQVFKKLTDLGDFIGIEGELFTTKVGAQCIRVDEFTFLSKTLRPLPLPKVDEEGKVHDAFNDAELRYRMRYVDLTVNHNVKETFIKRTKLFNAMRGFFNDAGYLEVETPVLQSIPGGAAARPFITHHNSLDIPLYMRIANELYLKRLIVGGFDGVYEFSKNFRNEGMDRTHNPEFTAMEIYVAYKDYNWMMDFTERLLEHCAIGVNGTSEATFGEHKISFKAPYARVTMTDSIKHFTGFDISGKSEAELFEAARGMGIDVDETMGKGKLIDEIFGAKCEGNYIQPTFITDYPKEMSPLCKEHRDNPDLTERFELMVCGKEVANAYSELNDPIDQRERFEDQMRLSEKGDDEATGTIDEDFLRALEYGMPPTSGLGIGMDRLMMFLTNNASIQEVLLFPQMRPEKKQVQIELTNEEKLILDLLKTNDNKMDLGVLKIKSDLSGKKWDAATKGLSKHNLIKVSLVGESKIMELVG, from the coding sequence ATGGCATTATCCGAACAAGAAATTATCCGAAGAGAAAAACTACAAGGCTTGCGCAATTTGGGCATTAACCCCTATCCAGCCGATCTTTTTCCTGTAAATCATACTTCAAAACAAATAAAAGAAAACTTTGAGGAAGGCAAGAAGGTGATTGTTGCCGGACGTTTGATGAGCGTGAGAGACCAAGGAAAAGCTTGTTTTGCCGAATTGCAGGATAGCGAAGGACGTATTCAATTGTACGTGAATCGTGATATGTTGTGTTTGGGTGAGGATAAAACTTTGTACAACCAAGTATTCAAAAAATTGACCGATTTGGGCGATTTTATTGGTATTGAAGGGGAATTGTTTACCACAAAAGTGGGTGCGCAATGTATTCGTGTAGATGAATTTACTTTTTTGAGTAAAACGTTACGTCCGCTGCCTTTGCCCAAAGTGGATGAAGAAGGAAAAGTGCACGATGCGTTCAACGATGCGGAATTGCGTTACAGAATGCGTTATGTGGATTTGACTGTGAATCATAATGTAAAAGAGACGTTCATCAAAAGAACTAAATTGTTCAACGCGATGCGTGGTTTCTTTAACGATGCGGGCTATTTGGAGGTTGAAACTCCTGTTTTGCAATCGATTCCTGGTGGTGCTGCGGCGAGACCTTTTATCACGCACCACAACTCGTTGGACATCCCGCTTTATATGCGTATTGCGAACGAATTGTATTTGAAAAGATTGATTGTTGGTGGATTTGATGGTGTGTATGAGTTTTCGAAAAACTTCCGTAACGAAGGAATGGACCGAACACACAACCCAGAATTTACCGCTATGGAAATATATGTAGCCTACAAAGACTACAACTGGATGATGGATTTTACCGAGCGTTTACTAGAGCATTGTGCCATTGGCGTCAATGGAACTAGTGAAGCTACTTTTGGCGAACATAAAATTAGTTTCAAAGCGCCTTATGCTCGAGTGACGATGACCGATTCTATCAAACATTTTACTGGTTTTGATATTTCTGGCAAAAGCGAGGCTGAATTATTCGAAGCGGCTCGTGGAATGGGAATTGATGTGGATGAAACTATGGGTAAAGGAAAATTGATTGATGAAATTTTTGGAGCGAAATGCGAAGGAAATTATATTCAACCCACTTTCATTACCGATTATCCAAAGGAAATGTCGCCGCTTTGCAAAGAACACCGTGACAATCCAGATTTGACCGAACGTTTCGAATTGATGGTTTGTGGTAAAGAAGTAGCAAACGCTTACTCGGAATTGAATGACCCAATTGACCAAAGAGAACGTTTTGAAGATCAAATGCGTTTGTCTGAAAAAGGAGATGATGAAGCTACCGGAACGATTGACGAGGATTTCTTGAGAGCTTTAGAATATGGAATGCCACCCACTTCTGGTTTAGGAATTGGAATGGATCGATTGATGATGTTCTTGACCAATAATGCTTCTATTCAGGAAGTTTTATTGTTTCCGCAAATGCGTCCGGAGAAAAAACAAGTTCAAATTGAATTAACCAATGAGGAAAAATTGATTCTAGATTTACTCAAAACCAATGACAACAAAATGGATTTGGGAGTATTGAAAATCAAATCGGATTTGAGCGGTAAAAAATGGGATGCCGCCACCAAAGGTTTATCCAAACACAATTTGATTAAAGTAAGTCTTGTTGGTGAGAGTAAAATAATGGAATTGGTGGGATAA
- a CDS encoding Rieske (2Fe-2S) protein, translated as MSKEDNLNKNWKKDFPILKQQATNVSRRDFAKFLTLVSGGLMVGSGLVAAKAYLLPKEEVEGEHFVCKKEEIPVGGTRAFVIEGSTIPYILIHLESGDFKAYEQKCTHLSCSVFYKPGTEVIYCPCHNGSFDAKTGEVLAGPPPRALPSLEVFFKGNDIFVRASHQEEKTV; from the coding sequence ATGTCAAAAGAAGATAATTTAAATAAAAATTGGAAGAAAGACTTTCCAATTCTCAAGCAGCAAGCAACCAATGTAAGCCGTCGTGATTTTGCAAAATTCCTAACCCTTGTCTCAGGAGGATTGATGGTGGGTAGTGGACTCGTAGCTGCCAAAGCCTATTTGTTACCCAAAGAAGAAGTAGAAGGCGAGCATTTTGTTTGCAAAAAAGAAGAAATTCCGGTGGGAGGAACTCGAGCCTTTGTTATTGAAGGGAGTACAATCCCTTATATTTTGATTCACCTCGAAAGCGGAGATTTCAAAGCGTATGAGCAAAAGTGTACCCATTTATCGTGCTCGGTGTTTTACAAGCCGGGAACCGAAGTTATTTACTGTCCTTGTCATAATGGTTCATTTGATGCTAAAACTGGTGAAGTTTTGGCAGGCCCTCCACCAAGAGCTTTACCAAGTTTAGAAGTTTTTTTCAAGGGAAATGACATCTTTGTGAGAGCTTCGCATCAAGAAGAAAAAACAGTTTAA